The following are encoded together in the Lactuca sativa cultivar Salinas chromosome 1, Lsat_Salinas_v11, whole genome shotgun sequence genome:
- the LOC111890903 gene encoding uncharacterized protein LOC111890903 — MASFGSIRSDIFDKEEKKQQYQAHILGLNAYDRHKKFLKDYVSYYGGEGQKQEKLPIKTDQDTLREGYRFIRSEEDDMDFSWEQRLVKRYYDKLFKEYCIADMSHYKSGKIGLRWRTEKEVTSGKGQFVCGNKHCNEEEGLTSYEVNFAYFEAGENKQALVKLVTCERCAKKLVYKKMKEKEKEESKRREKEEHKKKRERDENDDYTSKAYERAHGKKLLLTSAGDGKADDEDNFDEFLQGMFP, encoded by the exons ATGGCTTCTTTTGGCTCAATTAGGTCTGATATATTCGACAAGGAAGAAAAGAAACA GCAATATCAAGCTCACATATTAGGGCTCAATGCTTACGATCGGCACAAAAAGTTTCTGAAAGATTATG TTAGCTATTATGGAGGAGAGGGGCAGAAACAAGAAAAATTACCAATTAAAACTGATCAAGACACTCTTAGAGAAGGTTATCG gtTTATTCGCTCTGAAGAAGATGATATGGACTTTTCATGGGAACAAAGGCTGGTGAAACGTTACTATGATAAACTTTTCAAAGA ATATTGCATTGCTGACATGTCACATTATAAGTCAGGCAAG ATTGGACTGAGGTGGAGGACTGAAAAAGAAGTTACATCTGGCAAAG GGCAGTTTGTATGTGGTAACAAACATTGCAATGAAGAAGAAGGCTTAACAAGCTATGAG GTGAATTTTGCTTATTTTGAAGCTGGAGAAAATAAACAAGCGCTCGTGAAATTAGTAACTTGTGAGAG ATGTGCAAAGAAACttgtttataaaaaaatgaaagaaaaggaaaaggaagaatcaaaaagaagagaaaaagaaGAGCACAAAAAGAAAAG AGAAAGGGATGAAAATGATGATTATACAAGCAAGGCTTATGAGAGGGCCCATG GGAAAAAGTTGTTATTAACATCGGCGGGTGATGGTAAAGCTGATGACGAGGATAACTTTGATGAATTTCTTCAAGGAATGTTCCCCTGA
- the LOC111890899 gene encoding WUSCHEL-related homeobox 3-like, with translation MENIPSHQGKWQITKIPPIRLLFTKKSTPITTATDHQPPLPPPTTTTIITNHYHFRQYHHHHNHAPPPPLLPLLPPPLPLPTTTTAITSYYHYLHHLHHHHHHHHSPLPPLPSSLLSPPHHNQLSSPSLSPPLPLPPLSRPLQAAKTSGHAKLGCWIWRRVQ, from the coding sequence ATGGAAAACATTCCTTCTCATCAAGGAAAGTGGCAGATTACAAAAATACCCCCCATCCGCCTTTTATTTACCAAAAAATCAACACCCATCACTACTGCTACTGACCACCAACCACCACTGCCACCGCCAACTACCACCACTATCATCACTAATCATTACCATTTCCGCcagtaccaccaccaccacaatcacgcgccaccaccaccactactaccACTGCTACCACCTCCATTGCcattacccaccaccaccaccgccattaCCAGCTACTACCATTACCTCCAccatctccaccaccaccaccaccaccatcactcgCCACTACCTCCACTACCATCATCACTATTGTCACCACCACACCACAACCAACTGTCATCACCGTCACTATCGCCACCATTACCACTACCACCACTGTCACGCCCTCTACAGGCGGCAAAAACATCAGGCCATGCAAAGTTAGGATGTTGGATTTGGAGGCGGGTACAATGA